In one window of Shewanella goraebulensis DNA:
- a CDS encoding tetratricopeptide repeat protein: MKTLFIAVTLSLVSHSSMADISAIDAAANTMNINELKQLSEQSVDYERAYAQYRTAITANIVGQRGVSKRALDEAQSTLESILTREDDVESMTLLASVYGMQISADPSKGRSLGMKSGVLLEQAEQLEPENPRIALVKAMSAFYTPTQYGGGFEKAKQYASIAIERYQNPCDDICWGHSEAYTWRGLAQQELGNQQGAEQDWQQAIDINPNYAWASFLLNPAATSSTD; encoded by the coding sequence ATGAAAACATTATTTATTGCAGTTACCTTGTCATTAGTTAGCCATAGCAGCATGGCAGATATCAGCGCAATTGATGCTGCAGCCAATACCATGAACATCAATGAACTAAAGCAATTGAGTGAACAAAGCGTTGACTATGAACGTGCATACGCTCAATACCGTACAGCCATTACTGCCAACATTGTTGGTCAACGTGGTGTATCAAAACGTGCATTAGATGAAGCGCAATCCACCTTAGAAAGTATTCTGACTCGTGAAGATGACGTCGAATCTATGACGTTACTTGCCTCGGTTTACGGCATGCAAATATCAGCGGATCCTAGCAAAGGAAGAAGCCTAGGAATGAAATCTGGGGTTTTACTTGAGCAAGCAGAGCAACTTGAACCTGAAAACCCACGCATTGCCTTAGTTAAAGCCATGAGCGCTTTTTACACTCCCACTCAGTATGGTGGCGGTTTTGAAAAAGCTAAGCAATATGCATCCATTGCCATTGAACGTTATCAAAATCCTTGTGATGACATTTGCTGGGGACACAGCGAAGCGTATACGTGGCGAGGACTTGCTCAGCAAGAGTTAGGTAATCAACAAGGTGCCGAGCAAGACTGGCAACAGGCTATCGACATTAACCCTAATTACGCATGGGCAAGCTTTTTACTTAACCCTGCAGCAACTAGCAGCACAGATTAG
- a CDS encoding DUF3014 domain-containing protein: MQVNQEDRATPQSDKASGSNAGVIGITIAVLLAAAGYFYFTSEKEPEVVAPIPVQLPEPVPEQPIEQEPIEEVIVEPEVIESEVIPAEPEVVVEPLPALTESDDFVEQKTIEMADGMKIDSIILKKDIARQFVVFVDNMAQGEVIRKASPLKGPKDSFSVSEITDKTYLNPDSYHRYDLYADMIAGMNDEQLVATFKELSPLFNQAFDELGYGDMSFEDRMQDAFKMILAAPIIEDPIELSSISVNYQFVDTKLEALPNVQKFMVRMGPENTRKIKGAVRKLQQQLK; this comes from the coding sequence ATGCAAGTCAATCAAGAAGACAGAGCGACACCACAATCAGATAAAGCAAGTGGTAGCAATGCAGGCGTCATCGGAATCACTATAGCCGTATTATTAGCGGCGGCTGGTTATTTCTATTTCACTTCAGAGAAAGAACCTGAGGTGGTAGCACCAATTCCAGTTCAATTACCTGAACCTGTACCTGAACAGCCAATCGAGCAAGAGCCGATTGAAGAAGTGATTGTAGAACCTGAGGTTATTGAATCTGAAGTCATTCCTGCTGAGCCTGAAGTCGTCGTTGAGCCATTACCAGCACTGACTGAAAGTGATGATTTTGTTGAACAAAAAACCATTGAAATGGCTGATGGCATGAAAATCGATTCGATAATCCTTAAAAAGGATATCGCGCGTCAGTTTGTGGTATTTGTCGATAACATGGCTCAAGGCGAAGTTATTCGTAAAGCTAGCCCGTTAAAAGGTCCTAAAGACAGCTTTAGTGTAAGTGAGATTACTGATAAAACTTATCTAAACCCTGACAGTTACCATCGTTATGACTTATATGCAGACATGATTGCTGGCATGAATGACGAACAATTAGTTGCCACCTTTAAAGAGTTATCACCACTGTTCAATCAAGCATTTGATGAACTAGGTTACGGTGACATGAGCTTTGAAGACAGAATGCAAGATGCCTTCAAAATGATCTTAGCAGCGCCAATCATTGAAGATCCGATTGAGCTCTCTTCAATCAGTGTGAATTACCAGTTCGTCGACACTAAACTTGAAGCCTTACCTAATGTGCAAAAATTCATGGTCAGAATGGGCCCTGAAAACACCCGTAAGATTAAAGGCGCAGTGAGAAAGCTACAACAGCAACTGAAATAA
- a CDS encoding calcium/sodium antiporter: MLILLSIIGGFLILTIGAEALVRGASQIALKLGLTPLIIGLTIVAFGTSAPELAVSVKSAMAGNSGIALGNVIGSNIANIGLILGITALIRPIKIESQMVRRDIPIMIAASVLFWSLLLDGGLSIWNGMLLTTLLVGYLSFSYITADKQSNEDGLAVNTQSNWLSVVLIIIGISMLVGGGILFVDGAVAMAKSFGISEVIIGLTIVAIGTSMPELVTSIVAAMKGESDIAIGNVIGSNLFNILGILGVTALIHPILDSEISSIDWFTMIALAMVLLPFAYTGLRIGRREASFLVLSYLGYIGYLVVQA; the protein is encoded by the coding sequence ATGTTAATTCTATTATCGATTATTGGCGGTTTTTTAATCCTAACAATAGGGGCTGAAGCCCTAGTAAGGGGGGCGAGTCAGATAGCACTCAAGTTAGGCCTAACTCCGTTAATTATCGGTCTGACGATTGTGGCTTTTGGTACCAGTGCACCTGAGTTAGCCGTGAGTGTAAAGTCGGCTATGGCAGGCAATAGTGGTATCGCTTTAGGTAATGTGATTGGCTCCAACATTGCCAATATTGGCCTTATTTTAGGTATTACGGCATTAATCCGTCCCATTAAAATTGAGTCGCAAATGGTTCGCCGCGATATTCCAATTATGATTGCCGCATCTGTATTGTTCTGGAGTCTGCTTCTCGACGGTGGCTTAAGCATTTGGAATGGTATGTTGCTTACCACGTTATTAGTCGGTTACTTATCTTTTAGCTATATCACCGCTGACAAACAAAGTAATGAAGACGGATTAGCAGTTAATACGCAAAGTAACTGGTTGTCAGTAGTCTTGATTATTATTGGTATTTCAATGCTTGTAGGTGGCGGAATATTATTTGTTGATGGCGCGGTAGCTATGGCTAAATCATTTGGTATTAGCGAAGTGATTATAGGTTTAACCATCGTCGCGATTGGTACTAGCATGCCTGAATTGGTTACCTCCATTGTTGCTGCAATGAAAGGTGAGAGTGATATTGCCATTGGTAATGTGATTGGCTCAAACCTGTTTAATATCCTAGGGATTTTAGGTGTCACCGCATTAATTCATCCAATTTTGGATAGTGAAATCAGCTCGATAGATTGGTTCACCATGATTGCCCTTGCGATGGTATTGCTGCCTTTTGCTTATACAGGGCTGCGCATTGGCCGTCGTGAAGCGAGCTTTTTAGTATTAAGCTACTTAGGCTATATCGGCTACTTGGTAGTGCAAGCATGA
- a CDS encoding sensor histidine kinase — protein MNNQGLTRQNEQGKVQQIMANNNTIHPEREYKQKTAWVYLFNLIFYFIPLWFMKEDLLRVGVSLLLLIPFLYSYFWAYKSSSAKGIYPIGLMLLTASVAAPFTSGAISFFSFAAFFIGFFYSLRTAALSFIVISAWLWALDYLVGYQGYYFPLYGMLIVFIVGVFGVIEHNSERFRRQQRQSKDEIASLATALERERIARDLHDIMGHNLSSIALKAQLAEKLVETGNLALAQEHLSQLANIARESLSQIRQTVSDYKHKGLADTLQQLTERLREQSIEVQVSGSLPNMPSLIASQLGLMLTELVNNTIKHGNATQCLWQFETTNEQLTINFSDNAATKEIIEGNGLKGIRERVELLSGEFNYETTNGYRFMISLPITTSEINDEQVTPNKDVN, from the coding sequence ATGAATAATCAAGGATTAACCCGTCAAAATGAGCAAGGAAAGGTTCAACAAATAATGGCTAACAACAATACCATTCACCCTGAACGGGAATATAAACAAAAAACCGCATGGGTATATTTATTTAACCTGATTTTCTATTTCATCCCGCTGTGGTTTATGAAAGAAGATCTATTGCGTGTCGGTGTGAGTTTGTTGCTGTTAATCCCTTTTCTTTACAGCTACTTTTGGGCATATAAAAGCTCATCAGCAAAAGGCATATACCCTATTGGATTGATGCTACTTACCGCCAGTGTTGCAGCGCCATTTACTAGTGGCGCAATTTCATTTTTCAGTTTTGCCGCCTTTTTTATTGGATTTTTCTATTCGCTGCGCACTGCGGCATTAAGCTTTATTGTCATATCAGCTTGGCTATGGGCGCTCGATTACCTGGTTGGTTATCAAGGCTATTACTTCCCACTCTACGGAATGTTAATCGTATTCATTGTCGGTGTTTTTGGTGTCATCGAACATAATAGTGAACGCTTTAGGCGTCAGCAGCGCCAATCAAAAGATGAAATAGCCAGTCTTGCTACCGCATTGGAACGTGAACGTATAGCCCGTGATTTACACGACATTATGGGTCACAACTTGTCCTCTATTGCCCTTAAAGCCCAACTGGCAGAAAAGCTTGTGGAAACTGGCAATTTAGCCTTAGCTCAAGAGCACCTGAGCCAACTAGCCAATATAGCCCGAGAAAGTCTAAGCCAAATTCGCCAAACTGTATCTGACTACAAACATAAAGGACTGGCCGATACACTTCAGCAATTAACCGAGCGACTACGTGAGCAAAGCATTGAAGTACAAGTGAGTGGTTCACTGCCAAATATGCCCAGCCTAATAGCGTCCCAATTAGGATTAATGCTCACTGAATTGGTCAACAACACGATTAAACATGGAAACGCGACACAATGTCTGTGGCAGTTTGAAACTACCAATGAACAATTAACTATAAACTTTAGCGACAATGCCGCCACTAAAGAAATCATTGAAGGCAATGGCCTTAAAGGCATTCGAGAGCGAGTGGAATTATTATCTGGTGAATTCAACTATGAAACGACTAATGGTTATCGGTTTATGATTTCACTGCCAATAACCACGAGCGAGATAAATGACGAGCAAGTAACACCCAACAAGGACGTGAATTAA
- the recG gene encoding ATP-dependent DNA helicase RecG: MQPLDQVPITDLKGVAKKVAEKLEKLGIKTVQDVLFHLPMRYEDRTQIYPIASLYPAMYGTVEAEIISTQIVPGRRRMLTCTIADDSGMLTLRFFNFSVAQRNGMQNGAIIRAYGEIKRGKRHFEIIHPEYKIIKEGENPALSESLTPIYPSTEGLKQASWIKLTEQALSKLTQGGLTELLPNELQPNNMSIGRALHLIHRPPNDIEQADLELGMHPAQQRLVQEELLAHNLSMLKLRQRNNLDKAVILPATGQLLNPFLKALPFKPTGAQQRVGTDISQDIEKPTPMMRLVQGDVGSGKTLVAALAALQAIENGYQVAMMAPTELLAEQHAINFATWFEPLGLKVGWLAGKLKGKARTQSLADIADGSAQMVVGTHAIFQEQVSFNKLALIIIDEQHRFGVHQRLGLREKGVSQGFHPHQLIMTATPIPRTLAMTAYADLETSVIDELPPGRTPVSTVAVSDNRRDQVIERVKQAALNDNRQIYWVCTLIEESEVLECQAAEDTAEELSRLLPELKIGLVHGRMKSAEKQQIMAQFKAGELHLLVATTVIEVGVDVPNASLMIIENPERLGLAQLHQLRGRVGRGSIASHCVLLYKAPLSQTATKRLGVLRESSDGFVIAQKDLEIRGPGEVLGTRQTGLAEMKIADLVRDQYLIENTQKLAVHVMQQVPDNVDGIIHRWLGDRQQYVQA, from the coding sequence TTGCAACCATTGGATCAGGTTCCTATAACCGACTTAAAAGGCGTCGCTAAAAAAGTCGCCGAAAAGCTCGAAAAACTCGGTATTAAAACAGTGCAAGATGTACTGTTTCATTTACCTATGCGCTACGAAGACCGCACCCAAATCTACCCTATTGCCAGTTTATACCCTGCCATGTACGGCACTGTTGAAGCAGAAATCATTTCGACTCAAATCGTCCCCGGTCGTAGGCGCATGCTGACCTGCACCATTGCAGATGACAGTGGCATGCTGACGTTACGTTTTTTTAATTTTTCTGTCGCCCAACGTAACGGCATGCAAAACGGCGCGATTATCCGTGCCTATGGTGAAATTAAGCGCGGCAAGCGCCATTTCGAGATCATTCATCCAGAATACAAAATCATCAAAGAAGGTGAAAACCCTGCTTTGAGCGAGTCGCTTACGCCTATTTATCCATCCACTGAAGGCTTGAAACAAGCCAGCTGGATTAAGCTAACAGAACAAGCTTTGAGTAAACTAACCCAAGGCGGCCTTACCGAACTATTACCCAATGAATTGCAGCCTAATAACATGAGTATTGGCCGTGCGCTTCATCTTATCCACCGTCCACCTAACGATATCGAACAAGCAGATTTAGAACTCGGCATGCATCCAGCCCAGCAGCGGTTAGTACAAGAAGAATTGCTAGCCCATAACCTGAGTATGCTAAAGCTTCGCCAACGTAATAACCTTGATAAAGCAGTAATCTTGCCTGCTACAGGCCAATTACTTAATCCGTTTTTAAAAGCCTTACCTTTCAAGCCAACTGGCGCTCAGCAACGAGTGGGCACAGATATATCCCAAGATATTGAAAAGCCAACCCCAATGATGCGCCTAGTGCAAGGTGATGTAGGTTCAGGTAAAACGCTCGTTGCTGCACTTGCCGCGCTGCAAGCGATTGAAAATGGATATCAAGTTGCCATGATGGCGCCCACTGAATTATTGGCCGAGCAGCACGCAATAAATTTTGCCACTTGGTTTGAACCATTGGGCCTTAAAGTCGGCTGGCTTGCAGGTAAGTTAAAAGGTAAAGCAAGAACGCAGTCTCTAGCAGATATTGCTGACGGTAGTGCCCAAATGGTGGTTGGTACTCACGCTATATTTCAGGAGCAAGTTAGCTTTAATAAACTGGCGTTAATTATCATTGATGAGCAACACCGTTTTGGGGTTCACCAGCGTTTAGGATTACGTGAAAAAGGCGTTAGCCAGGGCTTTCATCCGCACCAATTGATCATGACAGCCACTCCAATACCACGCACCCTTGCGATGACAGCTTACGCTGACTTAGAAACCTCCGTGATTGATGAGTTACCACCAGGGCGAACACCCGTATCGACCGTCGCGGTCAGTGATAACCGCCGAGATCAGGTAATAGAGCGGGTAAAACAAGCGGCACTGAACGACAACCGACAAATTTATTGGGTCTGTACCTTAATTGAAGAGTCTGAAGTACTAGAGTGCCAAGCAGCTGAAGATACAGCAGAAGAGCTCAGTCGATTGCTGCCAGAACTTAAAATTGGCTTAGTACATGGGCGGATGAAAAGCGCCGAAAAGCAGCAAATAATGGCCCAATTTAAGGCAGGTGAGCTACATTTATTAGTGGCAACCACAGTGATTGAAGTTGGAGTAGATGTACCAAATGCCAGTTTAATGATTATCGAAAATCCTGAACGCTTAGGCTTGGCGCAATTGCATCAGCTACGTGGCCGAGTGGGCCGAGGCTCAATTGCCAGCCATTGTGTACTGCTCTATAAAGCGCCTTTATCGCAAACCGCGACTAAACGTTTAGGGGTATTACGAGAAAGCAGCGACGGCTTCGTGATTGCACAAAAAGATTTAGAAATTCGTGGCCCAGGTGAAGTGCTTGGTACCCGCCAAACCGGTCTTGCAGAAATGAAAATTGCCGACTTGGTTCGTGACCAGTATTTAATTGAGAACACCCAAAAATTAGCGGTACATGTCATGCAACAAGTACCAGATAATGTTGATGGCATCATTCACCGCTGGTTGGGTGATCGCCAACAATATGTACAAGCATAA
- the spoT gene encoding bifunctional GTP diphosphokinase/guanosine-3',5'-bis pyrophosphate 3'-pyrophosphohydrolase, with amino-acid sequence MYLFEGLKESASGYLEPAQVELLKQAYIVARDAHEGQMRTSGEPYITHPVAVARIVADMRLDHETLMAALLHDTIEDTPVTKEELTELFGVTVAELVEGVSKLDKIKFRDKKEAQAENFRKMMMAMTQDIRVILIKLADRTHNMRTLGALRPDKRRRIARETLEIYAPIANRLGIHNIKSELEDLGFQAYYPMRYRVLKEVVKAARGNRKELINSIEGAITTRLEDAGIKGTVKGREKNLYSIYRKMSNKELQFQEVMDIYAFRVMVDSIDTCYRVLGAMHGLYKPHPGRFKDYIAIPKANGYQSLHTSLFGPHAVPVEVQIRTEEMDLMADKGVAAHWMYKSGTSSSQQSTTQIRAHKWMQSLLELQQSASSSFEFVENVKTELFPEEIYVFTPEGRILELPVNSTAVDFAYEVHTDVGNTCVGARVNRQAYPLSQPLISGQTVEIITAKGARPNAAWLNFVVTGKARGKIRQVLKSLTSDDAVALGKRLLNHALGETKLDSIDPEQLNKVISETKHDDLASLLADIGLGNAMSIVIAQRLLGQKLTTTNKDDDTEEHLMPIRGAEGMLVTFANCCRPIPGDAVVAHVSPGKGLVVHMENCANIRGYQGEPDKYIPVHWDNVEGETYQANLRVEIVNHQGALAKITNIIAAAGSNIHNLSTEERDGRVYLINLRISVDDRVHLANVMRRIRVLPEVLRTSRNR; translated from the coding sequence TTGTATCTGTTTGAAGGTCTTAAGGAGTCTGCGTCAGGGTATTTAGAACCCGCGCAAGTAGAATTACTCAAGCAGGCGTACATTGTTGCGCGTGATGCCCATGAAGGGCAAATGCGCACAAGTGGCGAACCTTATATTACCCATCCCGTTGCGGTAGCCCGCATCGTGGCTGACATGCGTCTTGATCACGAGACATTAATGGCAGCCCTGCTTCATGACACCATCGAAGACACCCCTGTTACCAAAGAAGAGCTCACTGAGTTATTTGGTGTAACTGTGGCTGAACTTGTTGAAGGCGTGTCAAAACTCGACAAAATTAAGTTCCGCGATAAAAAAGAAGCCCAAGCAGAAAACTTCCGCAAGATGATGATGGCAATGACGCAGGATATCCGCGTTATTTTAATCAAGCTTGCAGACAGAACGCATAACATGCGTACTTTGGGTGCATTACGTCCTGACAAGCGTCGTCGTATTGCTCGCGAAACCTTAGAAATTTACGCACCGATCGCCAACCGTCTTGGTATTCATAATATCAAAAGCGAGTTAGAGGATTTAGGTTTCCAAGCCTATTATCCAATGCGTTACCGTGTGCTAAAAGAAGTCGTTAAAGCAGCCCGTGGTAATAGAAAAGAACTCATTAACAGTATTGAAGGTGCTATTACGACTCGTCTTGAAGATGCCGGCATTAAAGGCACAGTCAAAGGTCGTGAGAAAAACCTTTATTCCATCTATCGTAAGATGAGCAATAAAGAGCTGCAGTTTCAAGAAGTCATGGATATCTATGCGTTCAGAGTCATGGTCGACTCTATTGATACCTGTTACCGCGTATTAGGTGCCATGCATGGTCTTTATAAGCCACATCCTGGCCGTTTTAAAGATTATATCGCGATACCAAAAGCCAATGGTTACCAATCATTGCATACCTCATTATTTGGCCCTCATGCGGTTCCAGTTGAAGTACAAATTCGTACTGAAGAAATGGATCTGATGGCGGACAAAGGGGTTGCGGCTCATTGGATGTATAAGAGCGGCACCAGTAGTTCGCAACAAAGTACCACTCAAATTCGCGCCCATAAGTGGATGCAAAGCCTACTTGAACTTCAGCAAAGTGCTAGTAGCTCGTTTGAGTTTGTGGAAAACGTTAAAACCGAACTCTTCCCTGAAGAAATTTACGTGTTTACCCCTGAAGGCCGCATTTTAGAGTTACCCGTTAACTCAACTGCAGTCGATTTTGCTTACGAAGTGCATACCGATGTAGGTAATACCTGTGTTGGCGCACGTGTAAATCGTCAAGCTTACCCGTTAAGCCAGCCATTAATCTCCGGTCAAACTGTTGAGATTATTACCGCTAAAGGCGCTCGCCCGAATGCGGCGTGGCTAAACTTTGTGGTAACCGGTAAAGCCCGTGGCAAAATACGCCAAGTATTAAAGAGCTTAACCAGTGACGATGCTGTAGCACTAGGTAAACGCCTATTGAACCACGCCTTGGGTGAAACCAAGCTTGATAGCATAGATCCTGAGCAGCTCAATAAAGTGATTTCAGAAACCAAGCATGACGACTTAGCTTCATTGCTGGCTGATATCGGTTTAGGCAACGCCATGAGTATTGTTATTGCTCAGCGTTTGTTAGGTCAAAAACTGACGACCACCAATAAAGATGACGATACGGAAGAGCACTTGATGCCGATTCGTGGCGCTGAAGGGATGTTAGTGACCTTTGCTAACTGTTGTCGCCCTATTCCAGGCGATGCGGTTGTTGCTCATGTCAGCCCTGGCAAAGGCTTAGTGGTCCATATGGAAAACTGTGCCAATATCCGTGGTTATCAAGGCGAGCCAGACAAGTATATTCCTGTTCATTGGGATAACGTTGAAGGCGAAACTTACCAAGCTAATCTGCGTGTTGAGATTGTGAATCATCAAGGCGCACTGGCTAAAATCACCAATATCATCGCAGCAGCAGGCTCAAATATTCATAACTTGAGCACTGAAGAACGTGATGGCCGCGTGTACTTAATCAACCTTCGAATTTCGGTCGACGACCGTGTTCACCTCGCCAATGTGATGCGCCGAATTCGCGTATTACCGGAAGTCTTGCGTACCTCACGTAATCGCTAG
- a CDS encoding RidA family protein, which translates to MAEKIIIATDKAPQAIGTYSQAVKVGSTVYLSGQIPLVPSTMQMVSDDFSEQVVQVFENLTAVTEAAGGTMADIVKLNIFLTDLSHFATVNEIMSRYFTQPYPARAAIGVKQLPKDSLVEMDGIMEI; encoded by the coding sequence ATGGCAGAAAAAATCATTATCGCAACCGATAAAGCTCCACAAGCAATTGGCACATATTCTCAAGCTGTAAAAGTAGGTAGCACTGTTTACCTATCGGGCCAAATTCCACTCGTACCTAGCACCATGCAAATGGTTAGCGATGACTTCTCTGAGCAAGTGGTTCAAGTTTTTGAAAACTTAACCGCTGTTACTGAAGCTGCCGGCGGCACTATGGCTGATATCGTTAAGCTTAATATCTTCCTAACTGACTTATCGCACTTTGCCACCGTGAATGAAATTATGTCTCGTTACTTCACTCAACCTTACCCTGCACGAGCTGCAATTGGCGTAAAACAACTGCCAAAAGACTCTTTAGTAGAAATGGATGGAATAATGGAGATCTAG
- a CDS encoding AMP-binding protein, with product MENLMKTPVEMLSHWVETQGDEVYLRQPINGHYVDFTWREVQQKVQQVAGALRHLGLEPGDKIAVLSKNCAEWFITDLALMHGGYISVPIYPTANAETIRYVLEHSGAKAIFTGKLDYWADQEAGVGGEILRISMPYETMPSQYHWDKFLELGTPLVDAPTPTAEQMMTLIYTSGSTGKPKGAMQTFGSYGWTCEAVVRDLKTTTSDRLISYLPLAHITERVAIQGSSFYSGSSVAFVESLDSFVADVQRCRPTVFFSVPRLWTLFQLNIINKAGEAKLDFLLKIPVISSLVKRKIQKGLGLEHCRLLGSGSAPIPPTQLEWYNRIGMNISEAWGMTENCAYSIINFPFDASKIGTVGRPVEGCQVRRTDDGELMVKSPGLMTGYYKQEEATKACFDEDGFFHTGDLCEIDEDGYISITGRVKDNFKTSKGKYVAPVPIERKLAQDSHIELLCVIGSGLPHPVALVQLSEGSALQPREEVRSSLKATLDSINPNLESHEHVDAVLVVKEPWTVENDALTPTLKIKRHVLEKQFSAKVDGVRGAKVVWEDEL from the coding sequence ATGGAAAATCTAATGAAAACACCAGTAGAAATGTTATCGCACTGGGTTGAGACTCAAGGCGACGAAGTATACTTACGCCAACCTATAAACGGTCATTATGTTGACTTTACATGGCGTGAAGTACAACAAAAAGTACAGCAAGTAGCTGGCGCATTACGCCACCTAGGCCTAGAACCTGGCGATAAAATCGCTGTACTTTCAAAAAACTGTGCTGAGTGGTTTATTACTGACTTAGCCTTAATGCATGGCGGCTATATTAGCGTGCCTATTTACCCAACCGCTAACGCTGAAACGATTCGTTATGTACTAGAACATAGCGGCGCGAAAGCTATTTTTACGGGTAAACTCGATTACTGGGCCGATCAAGAAGCTGGTGTTGGCGGCGAAATTTTACGTATTTCGATGCCTTATGAAACGATGCCTTCTCAGTATCACTGGGATAAGTTCCTTGAGTTAGGCACGCCGTTAGTTGATGCACCTACGCCAACCGCAGAACAAATGATGACCCTGATTTATACCTCAGGTTCAACAGGCAAACCAAAAGGCGCAATGCAAACTTTTGGCAGCTATGGCTGGACGTGTGAAGCCGTGGTTCGCGACTTAAAAACAACCACATCTGACAGATTAATTTCATACCTGCCTTTAGCACACATTACTGAACGCGTGGCGATTCAGGGCTCTTCATTTTATTCAGGTTCTTCTGTGGCGTTTGTTGAAAGCCTCGACTCGTTTGTTGCTGATGTTCAGCGCTGCCGACCGACGGTATTTTTCTCAGTGCCACGCTTATGGACTCTGTTTCAGCTCAATATTATTAATAAAGCGGGCGAAGCAAAACTGGATTTCTTACTTAAAATCCCAGTTATTAGCAGCTTAGTAAAACGTAAAATCCAAAAAGGATTGGGTCTTGAGCATTGTCGCTTATTGGGTTCAGGTTCTGCGCCAATTCCACCGACTCAATTAGAGTGGTACAACAGAATAGGCATGAACATCTCTGAAGCTTGGGGCATGACCGAAAACTGTGCTTATTCCATTATTAACTTCCCGTTCGACGCTAGCAAAATCGGCACCGTTGGCCGCCCTGTAGAAGGTTGCCAAGTGCGCCGTACTGACGACGGTGAGCTAATGGTGAAAAGCCCTGGTTTAATGACGGGTTATTACAAGCAAGAAGAAGCCACTAAAGCCTGTTTTGACGAAGATGGTTTTTTCCACACTGGTGATTTGTGTGAAATCGATGAAGATGGCTACATTTCAATTACTGGCCGCGTTAAAGATAATTTTAAAACCTCAAAAGGTAAGTACGTAGCGCCAGTGCCAATTGAGCGTAAGTTAGCGCAGGATTCTCACATTGAATTATTGTGTGTCATTGGTTCAGGTTTACCGCATCCAGTAGCCTTAGTGCAGTTATCTGAAGGTTCAGCCCTTCAGCCTCGCGAAGAAGTGCGTTCGTCGCTCAAGGCAACGCTTGATAGCATTAACCCTAACCTTGAATCACATGAACATGTAGACGCGGTTTTGGTTGTTAAAGAACCATGGACTGTCGAAAATGATGCACTAACGCCGACTTTAAAAATTAAGCGACATGTGCTTGAAAAGCAGTTTAGTGCCAAAGTTGATGGTGTACGCGGCGCTAAAGTGGTCTGGGAAGATGAGCTTTAA
- a CDS encoding response regulator transcription factor: MRILLAEDQAMVRGALSALLTLTDDAELGQVEVTEAEDGAQAMALLKQQSFDLLLSDIEMPQHTGLELAQWLQDFQSKSDQKTKIIILTTFGRAGYIKRALSAGVEGFLLKDAPTESLLSAIKQVMSGKKVIDPELAISAIGDIDPLNDKERKALRLASEGLSTSDIAAQLFIAEGTLRNYLSEAISKLNATNRIDAARIAKQKGWL, from the coding sequence ATGAGAATTTTGCTGGCTGAAGATCAAGCTATGGTGCGCGGTGCACTTTCAGCATTATTAACCCTCACTGACGACGCTGAGCTTGGGCAAGTAGAAGTCACTGAAGCTGAAGATGGCGCACAAGCCATGGCGCTACTGAAACAGCAATCATTTGATTTACTGCTGAGCGATATTGAAATGCCCCAACATACGGGGCTCGAGCTTGCCCAGTGGTTACAGGACTTTCAGTCAAAATCTGACCAAAAGACCAAGATAATTATTCTAACGACCTTTGGCCGCGCAGGTTATATCAAGCGAGCACTCAGCGCTGGGGTTGAAGGTTTTTTACTGAAAGATGCGCCAACCGAAAGCTTATTGTCCGCCATCAAGCAAGTGATGTCGGGTAAAAAAGTTATTGACCCTGAACTTGCGATCAGTGCCATTGGTGATATCGACCCACTAAATGATAAAGAGCGCAAAGCACTAAGGCTTGCCAGCGAAGGTTTATCCACCAGCGATATTGCCGCTCAGCTTTTTATTGCCGAGGGCACCCTGCGTAACTATCTGTCAGAAGCCATCAGTAAACTAAATGCTACAAATCGAATTGATGCTGCCCGTATTGCTAAGCAAAAAGGTTGGTTATAG